Part of the Halogeometricum sp. S3BR5-2 genome, CTGTTGGCCGAGGCTGCCGAGGCGGCCGGCGTCCCGGTGCCCGAGACCCGGCCGCTGGCCGACGTGGACGACTGGGACGAGGACCTGCTGATAAAGTCGCGGTACAACGTCCTCGCGGACGCGTATCTCGACGACCTCGGGCCCGACGACATGGACGTGGTCAAGAGCGTCCAACACGTGGTTCACGGGCGTCCGCCGGACCCCGAGGCCGTCCGCGAGACGATGCACCACGACCCCATCGTGCAGGAGTACGTCCGCTCCGACGACGAGTTCATGTTCACCGCGCTGTACGACCGGGGGGAACCCTTGGCGACGTTCCAGCACCGACAGATACGCGGGGACTCCTACACCGGCGGCGGCGGCGTCTATCGGCGCTCCGTCTACGACGAGGAACTCGAACGCGTCGGGCGGACGCTCCTCGACCACCTCGAGTGGCACGGTCTCGCGTGCATTGAGTACATGCGCGACGCCGACACCGGCGAGTACGTCCTCACCGAAATCAACCCGCGGATGTGGCAGTCGCTCCCCTCGACGGTCCAGGCGGGCGCGGACTTCCCGTACTACTACTGGCTGGCGGCGACGGGTCGACCCGACCTCATCGAGAACAGTTACCGCCTCGGCGTCGGCACGCACATGCTCCGCGGCGAGGTTGGCTACCTCGCGAGCGTGCTGACCGAGTCGTCGCCGTACGTCGAGCGTCCGTCGGCGCTCGGCACGGCCGCGGACATCGTCCGGTCCGTCCTCCGCGAACCCCGGTTCGACTACTTCGCGCTGGACGACCCAGGCCCGTTCCTCGCCGGGATGCGAAACGTGTTCGCGGGCGAGACGAAGTCGCTGCGACAAAAGTACGGCCGGGGTTTCGACGCCAGAAGTGCGGTCCCGTACCGCTAGCTGCCGTCGGTCTCGTCCCCGTTTGGCTGGTGCGCTACAGGTTGCCGCGCAGGTGGAGTTTCTCCGAGCCCTTCGTCTCGACGGCGGTGTTGTCGACCGTGTAGTCGTCGGTGTCGGCGTCGCCCCATCCCATGTCGGCCTTGACGGTGTCCGCGAGGCTCGGGTCGGGGTCGACGTGCGCGGTGTCGCCGTCTATCTCCGTGACGAGTCCGAGCGTGTTTCCGCTGGCGTCGACGACTTCCTTGCCCTCGTCGTCGCCGGTGAAGGTTACTGTCACGGTCGGGTGGTCGACCGCCCGGCACTAAGGCCTGCCGGCACCCGTGCGCTGTCGTCTCTCGCGCCCGTCCGCGTGCGGACCGCACCGCTCGACTGCGCCGCGTCGGCCGTCGAATCTGCCCCAGTACGTAAAGGGCCGACCGGCGAAGAGGTGGCACATGAGTCAACTGCTCCAGTCGCTCCCGGACGCGCGCGGGGGAACGGTCGGCGACTCCGGACGCGTCGGCGTCATCGGCGGCAGCGTCGGATTCCCCGGACAGCCGTCGCTCACGGCCCTGGCCGCCCTTCGCGCGGGGAGCGACGTCTCGAAGGCGCTCGTCTCCGAGGAGATATATCCGGTCGTCGCGAGTCACTCGCCGGACCTCGTCGCGGACCGCTACCCCGGCGAGCGATACGACGACGAGGCGGTCGACTCCGCCCTCGAGATGGCCGGCTGGGTCGAGTCGCTCGTCGTCGGGCCGGGTCTCGTCGACGCCGACGCCGACGCGGTCAGGCGGACGGTCGACGAGGCGGACGTCCCCGTCGTCGTCGACGCCGACGCCATCGACCCCCTGTTGCACGCGGACCTCTCGTCGGCCGTCGTCACCCCCGACGACAACGAGGTCAGCCGCATCGAGGAGGAACACGAGTCCCTGGAGGAGTTCACCTCCGCGACGGGCGCCGTGGCCGTCGCCAAGAGCGACGTGGACGTCATCGTCTCCGACGGCGAGCGAACGACGAACGACGCCGGGTCGCCCGTGATGACCGTCGTCGGCACCGGCGACACGATGGCGGGCGTCATCGCCGCGCTGTTGGTACAAGGGCTCGACCGGCGCGACGCCGCCGAACTCGGCGCCTGGATCGTCGGCAAGGCGGGCGAACTCGCGACGGTCGAACGCGGGAACGGCATCGTCACGACGGACATCATCGAGAAGATTCCCGACACGGTGCAGTGAGCGCCGGCGGCCGCGAACGGCCTCCGCCGCGGCGTCTCGGCGTGGGCCGACTCTCCTACGCGGCCCCGCGCCCGACCCGGTGCGGTGACTGCGGGACGGTAACCCGTGACGAGCCTCCGCGGCCCGAAATCGGTCAACAGGTACTTTGCGACAGGATTCGATGATGTCGTAGAGGCCGACACCGAGGCGTGCCGTAATTCGAGTATCGGCCGATATCGACGCACATCGATGGCACCGAACCTCACAGTCGTTACGGCTATCGTCACGCTTCCCTTCGTCGCCGCGGTCCTCTCACCGCTCCTCCACCGCGTTCTCGGTGAACGGACCGGCTACGCGGGAGCCCTCGTCGCGGCGGCGAGCTTCGGGCTTCTGCTGACGCAGGCCGACAGCTACGGCACCGTCGGAGTACCGTGGATTCCCGCCCTCGACGTGGGCATCCAGTTCACCGTCGACGGCTGGGGGCTGCTGTTCGCGCTCCTGGCCAGCGGTATCGGCGTCCTCGTGTTCGTCTACTCGGCGCGATACATGCACGGCGAGGAGGGTCTAGCGCGCTACTACGCGGCCCTGCTGGCGTTCATGGGTTCGATACTCGGCGTCGCGCTCGCCTCCGACCTCGTGTTGATATTCCTGTTCTGGGAGCTGACCAGCGTCTGTTCGTTCCTGCTCATCGGCCACCACTCCGCCGACGCCGAGTCGCGCTACTCGGCGCGGATGGCCATGCTCGTGACCGTCGGCGGCGGCCTGTGTCTGCTCGCCGGCCTGCTCATGCTCTCGGTGGCGGCGCGGGGCGCCCTCGGCGGCGTGACCTTCGACCTGACCGCGATGCTCGCGAACGGGGAGGCGATGCGCGCCGCCCTGCGCGAGTCAGGGCTGTTCGCGCCGGCGCTCGCGCTCGTCGTCGTCGCCGCGGCCGCCAAGTCCGCGCAGGTGCCGCTGCACTTCTGGCTCCCGAACGCCATGGTCGCCCCGACGCCCGTCTCCGCCTTCCTGCACTCCGCGACGATGGTGAAGGTGGGCGTCTACTTCGTCGGCCGCCTGCGCCCCCTGCTGATGAGCCCCGAGTGGGTGCTGCTCGTCGCGACGCTGGGGCTCCTGACGATGCTGGTCGGGGCGCTGCTGGCGGTGACGTCGACCGACATCAAGGAGCTTCTCGCCTACTCGACGGCGAGTCACCTCGGGCTGATGGTCGCGGGCTTCGGCTTCGACGTCGTCTACGGCGCCGAGGCCGGCGCCTTCCACCTGCTCAACCACGCGCTGTTCAAGGCGCCGCTGTTCCTCGTCGCGGGCATCGTCGCCCACGAGGCCGGCAGCCGCGACCTCGACGACCTCGGGGGGCTCCGGCGGGACCTCCCGGTGACGGCCGTCGTCGCCGGCATCGCCGCGCTGAGCATGGCGGGTATCCCCCCGTTCAACGGGTTCTACTCGAAGGAGCTGCTGTTCGAGGCGGCGTACGAAGTGGCTCACGAGGCCGGGGGTCTCGCCTGGCTGTACCCGGCGGTGGCGACGCTCGCGAGCGTGTTCACCGTCGTCTACTCGCTGAAGTTCCTCGCGATGTTCGTCGGCGAGCGCCGGGCGCCGAAGGCCGAGGTCCACCGTCCCCCGGTCGCGCTGGTGGCGCCGCCCGCCGTGCTGGCCGCCGCGGCGGCCGTCGTCAGCGTCTCGCCGCAACTGGCGGTCGACGTCATCGTCCAGGCGGCCATCGACGCCACCGCGGTCGGCGAGGCGGACCTGCAGATCGGACTGCCGACCCACCTCACGCCCCCGGTCGCGATGTCCGGCGTCGCCATCCTCGGCGGGGCCGCCGCGTACCCCTTCGCGGGGCGTCTCGGGTCGGTCATCGAACGGGCCGTCGACGCGCCGGTCCCAGTGCGTCCGCGCGGCTGGTACGACTGGGCCGTCTCGACGGCGGAGGCGACGAGCGCCCGGTTCGGTCCGCTCGTCCACAACGGCGTCCTCCGGACGTACCTGACGTGGGCGGCGGCGACCGGGAGTCTGCTCGCGCTGGCCGGCTTCGCCACGACCGGGGCGCCGCTCGGAATCGACGGGCTCGGCGTGCCGACGGCGGTCGCCGTCGTGTTGGCGACGGCCCTCCTCGCCGCCCTGGCGGTTCCCGCCGCCCCCTCCCACCTCGCCGGCGTTCTCACCCTGTCCATCCTCGGATTCATGATATCGATCTTCTTCATCCTCGCGAGCGCGCCGGACCTCGCGCTCACGCAACTGGTGGTCGAGACGCTCGTACTCCTGATCTTCCTGCTCGTCCTCCAGCGGTTGCCGTCCTTCTACTCGGACGTCCGCCGGTTCGTGCTCGCCCGCGACGCGGGCGTGTCGATTCTGGTGGGCGCGATGGCGTTCGCGTCCGTCCTGCTGACCGCGCCCGATCCCGGCGCCGACCCGACGGACCTCGCCACGTACTACGCGGAGCAGGCGGTGCCGGGCGGCGGCGGCGCGAACATCGTCAACGTCATTCTCGTGGACTTTCGGGCGTTCGACACGCTGGGCGAACTGCTGGTGGTCGCGACCGCAGCCATCGCCATCCTCGTGCTCGTGATGATGCGAGCGCGCGGGGAGTCCGTGGCCGACCGCGACGCCGACCCGGTCTTCGAGGGGGACGATTCGTCGTGACGACGAGGATCATGCAGACGACGGCCCGCGTGACCGTCCCCATCGTGCTCGTCCTCTCGATTTGGCTGTTCCTCCAGGGCCACAACCTCCCCGGCGGGGGGTTCATCGGCGGCGTCCTCACCACGACGGCGTTCGTGCTCATCTACGTCGCCTACGACCTCGACTATCTGGAGTCGGAGGTGCTCGACAGAGAGGTCGACCCCGGAGCCAGCGTGTACGACCACCGCATGGTCACCGCCTACCGCCGCGCGCTGATCCTGGGTCTGGTGGTCGTCCTCGGGAGCGGCGTCGCCGGCATCGTCGTCGGCGACCCGTTCCTGACGCAGACGTACGTCCACCTCGGCGGCGTTCCCATCTATCACGACATCGAACTCGCCAGCGCACTCGTGTTCGACCTGGGTGTGTACCTCGTCGTCGTCGGCAGCATCCTGACTGTCGTCTCGGTGGTGAGCGCCGAATGATTCGAACGAACGAGGCGCCCGTCCGCGTCCGACGCGGAGGTGACGACCGATGAGCGTCGCCCTGGCCGTCGTGGTCGGCGGACTGTTCGCCGTCGGGACGTTCCTGCTGTTGCGGCGGGACCTGATACGGGTCGTCCTGGGAATCGCCGCCCTCTCTCAGGGCACGTTCGTCTACCTGATCTCGATGGGAGGCGTTGAGGAGGGGACCGGCGACCTCGTGCCCGTTCTCGGACACCACGGCGGCGGGGTCCCCGAGGTCGCGGACCCGGTGGTGCAGGCGCTCGTCCTGACAGCCATCGTCATCAGCTTCGGGACGACCGCGCTGGCGCTCGTCCTGTCGTACCGCGCCTACGAGGAGAACGAGACCATGGACGTCACGGAGTGGACAGGATGAGTTGGCACGTTATCGCACCGCTGTTGGTGGCGCTCGTGACCGCCGTGCTCACGCTCGTGCTCCGCGCGTGGCCCCGGATTCAGGTCGCGGCGAGCGTCGCCGGCGTCGTCGGGTACGTCGCGGCGGTCGCCGGTTCCGTCTGGACGGTCGTCCTCGGGCCGACGGCCCCCGGAGTCGCGGTCTATCAGGTGGGCAACTGGCCCGCGCCGTTCGGAATCACGCTCGTCCTCGACGGGCTCTCGGCGTTCATGCTGACCATCGCCGCGAGCCTCGGACTCGCGTCGATGCTGTTCTCGGTTCGGTACATGATAGCCGAGAACCAGCGCGTCTACTACCACCCTCTCTTCCACCTGCTCCTGGTGGGAGTGTCCGGCGCGTTCCTCACGGGCGACCTGTTCAACCTGTTCGTCTGGTTCGAGGTGATGCTCATCGTCAGCTACGTGTTCGTCGCCTTCTACGGAACCGAACTCGCCACCGCGGCGTCGTTCCGCTACCTGACGATGAACGTCTTCGGGAGCGCGCTCATGCTCGTGGCCGTCGGCGGCCTGTACGCCGCGACGGGGACGCTCAACATGGCCGACATGGCCCGGCGGCTGGCCGACCCCGCCGCGTACGGCGTCGACCCCGCGCCGGTCGTCGGCCTGTCGGCGCTGCTGCTCGCGGTGTTCGCGCTGAAGGCGGGGCTCGTTCCCTTCCAGTTCTGGGTGCCCGCCGCGTACACCACCGCCCCGCCGCCCGTCACGGCGATGTTCGCCGGGGTCACGAAGAAGGTGGGTATGTACGCGGTCGTCCGGCTCTACTTCACGGTCTTCGCCGCCGGTTCCGTCTCCGCCGACGTGCCCGGCATCGCCGGCACGTCGCCGCTGGCCTTCCTCGCACCGGTGCTGGGGGCGATGGCGATAGCGAGCATCGCCGTCGGCGCGTTCGGCGCCGTCGGTCAGGACCGACTGGAGGGCGTGTTCGCGTACTCGAGCATCGGTCAGGTCGGCTTCATCGCCCTCCCCATCGCCGTCGCCGCGGCCGCCGGGCCGGCGGGAACGCTCCGCCGGGTCGCCATCGCGGCCGCGCTGGTGTACGCGTTCCACCACGCGCTCACGAAGGGGCTCCTCTTCCTCTCGGCGGCCGTCGTCAAGGACGCCGTCGGGACGGACGACCTGCGGAACCTCGGCGGCCTCGCGGGGCGCTCGCCGGTGCTCGCGGGGGCCGTCCTCATCGGTCTGCTCTCGCTGGTCGGCATCCCGCCGCTGATCGGGTTCTTCGGGAAGTTCCTCACGTTCGACGCGGCGGTTCGGGGACTCGGCTTCGGTCCCGGGGCGCTGTCGGCGCTCGCGCTGGCCGCGTCGCTCATCGGCGCCGTGCTCACCATCCTGTACGCGACGCGGGTGTGGGTCGGCGGCTTCTGGGGCCCCAAGACGCCGGCCGTCGAGGTCGCGGCCGCCGATTCGGGGCAGATCGCGGTCGTCGCCGCCCTCGCGGCGGTCGTCGTCCTCGTCGGCGTGGGATTCGACCCGGTGTACCGGTTCGCCGAGACGGCGGCGAACGCCGCCGTCGACAGCGAGGCCTACGTCGACGCCGTGGGTCTCGGCGGGGGTGGCGGCCGGTGACCCGCAGTTGGCCGGTCATCGGCGTCTTCTTCGCCGTCCTGTGGGTGTTCGTTCAGGGGCCGCCCATCGCTCCCGACCCGCTCCTCGGGGCGTTTTTAGTCGGTCTCGCGGTCGGACTCCCCACGGCCTACGTCTTCCGACGCCTGTACGCCGACACCGTCGACCTCCGCCGGTCGGCTCGCGGGGTGCCGTACGTGGCGCTGTACGTGCTGACGTTCGTCAGAGAGGCGGTCGTCGCCAGCCTCGACGTCACGTACCGCGTGCTCGCCCCCTCGAACCCCATCGAACCGGAAGTGATTCTCATCCCGCTGCGAGTCCAGACCGAACTCGGCGTGACCACCATCGCGAACAGCATCACCATGACCCCCGGCTCGCTCACGCTCGACTACGACTCGACGGAGAACGCGCTGTACATTCACGTCATCGACGGACGGTCCCCCGAGGAAATCGTCGACCCGATCCGCGACTGGGAGGACTACGCGCTTTCCATCTTCGACGAGGAGTTATCGGCGGGCGACCCCGCACCGGACTTCGCCGTCTACCCACCCGACCAGACCCATCCCGTGCTCGAACAGGCCGTCTCCGAGGCCCACGAGGGGGTCGAGGCGGAGCCGGACCCGTCGGCCGAGGCGGACGCGGGAGGTGAGGACGATGGCCGCTGAGGGGGCGATAGCGCCGGTCGTCGACGCCGCCATCGTCCTCGTAGCGCTCTTGAACCTGTTCTGCGGCTACCGCGCGGTTCGGGGGCCGACGGTTCCCGACCGCGTGGTCGCCCTGGACGCCATCGCGACGAACATCGTCGCCATCGCCGTCCTGTTCGCAATCAAGACCGGCCGCGGTCTCTTCGTGACCGTCAGCCTCGTCCTCGCCATCATCGCGTTCCTCTCGACGGTCGCGGTCGCGAAGTTCGTCACCGAGGGCGACATCATCGTCACACAGGAGTGACCAGTACATGACTCACCGACACCCACCCGACCGAATCGCCCCGCCGAACCAGCAGGTCGCCGGAGGTGACCGCTGATGGTCGCCCCGGAGACGGTACAGATGTGGGCGGTCGTCGCGCTGGTCGTCGTCGGGTCGTTCTTCCTCACGGTCGGAACCATCGGCCTGCTTCGGCTTCCAAACGTCTACAACCGGATGCACGCGACGAGCAAACCGGCGACCATCGGAACGGTCGCCATCTTCCTGGCCGGGTTCGCGTACTTCGGTCCCGGGGGCGCCGGTCTCTCGTCGCTGGTCGGTATCGTCTTCCTGTTCCTGACGGTGCCGACCGGCGCGCACATGATCTCTCGGGCGGCCGAACGGACCGGCGTCTCGTTCCTGGGGTCGGTGACGTGGCCCGGTAAGACCGACGACGAGTAGGCCGTTCCGACGCGATGTCCGCACGCGGCTTCGACTGTCACGCTCGCGACGCGCGTTCGGAGAGCCGTCGCCGAATCGTTTTCCTGAGTAGTGTTACCACGGGAGGTGGTAGCAACCCTAATACCTTACGAGAATAAAATAGCTCCGTTTAATACTCTACAGTTATTATCGTGGGACACACGTGCCATCCCTGAACCTCGAACCGCTGACGTACGAGGACGTTCCGGCGGACCGGCGTCCGAGCCTCGCGCAGGCGCTGGTTCCCGTACTCGGAGTCGTTCTGTTCCTCGGCGTCGGGTCCGGGTATCTGAAGCTGGCCCCCCACGGGCCGCTGCTCTGGAGCATCGTCCTGACCGGCGCGGTGGGTAAATACTGGCTCGGCTACTCGTGGGACGACCTCTACGAGGGCATCGCGGACAGCCTGTTGATGGGTCTGCAGGCCATCCTCATCCTGTTCGTCATCTACGCGCTCATCGCCACTTGGATCAGCGCCGGGACGATTCCCGGGCTCATGTACTACGGGCTCGCGGTGTTGACGCCGGACGTCTTCCTGCCGGCGACGGCGCTGCTCGCGATGGCCGTCGCCTTCTCCATCGGTTCCTCGTGGACGACGGCCGGTACCCTCGGCGTGGCCTTCGTCGGCATCGGCTCGGGCCTCGGCGTGCCCGCCCCGATGACGGCGGGCGCCATCCTCTCGGGCGCCTACGCGGGCGACAAGCAGTCGCCGCTGTCGGACACCACGAACCTCGCGGCGGCCGTGACGAACGTCGACCTCTACGACCACATCCGCGCGATGCGCAACGGGACGGTCCTGGCCTTCGGCCTCTCGGTCCTGCTCTACGCGGGTCTGGGCCTGCGCTCCGGCGGCGCGATTCCCGCCGGCCGCGTCGCCGAGATACAGGGCGCCCTGGCCGGCACCTACGACCTCTCCGCGCTGGTGCTCGTTCCGCTCGTCGTCACCTTCGGACTGGCGCTCTACGGCGTCTCCGCGCTCCCGACGCTGGTCGCCGGCGTCTTCGCCGGCACCTTCGCGACGATTCTCGTCCAGGGCCGCTCGTTCGCCGCCGCCTGGGGCGTCTTCCTCGACGGGACGGCTCCCGAAACGGGCGTGACGCTCGTGAACGACCTGCTGGCCAGCGGCGGCCTCTCCGGGTCGGCTTGGACCATCTCAATCGTCGTCGCGGCGCTCGCGCTCGGCGGACTCCTCGAACGGACCGGCGTCCTCGCGGTGCTCGCCCACTCGTTCGCGTCGGCCGTCCGCGGTCCGCGCAGTCTTGTCGTCGGCACCGGCGCCTCGGCCATCCTCGTCAACGCGTTCTCCGCCCAGCAGTACATGAGCATCGTCGTTCCGGGGCTCACCCTCCGGAACCTCTACGACGAGTACGGACTGGCGGGCGACGACCTCTCGCGGGCCATCGAGTCCGCGGGCACCCCGACGGGCGCGCTCTTCCCGTGGCACGCGGGCGCCGTCTACATGTCCGCCGTCTTCGGCGTGGGAACGCTCGCGTACGCGCCGTACTACTTCTTCGCGTTCCTCTCGCCGCTCGTCCTGTTCGCGACGACGCTCCTCGGCGGGCGGTACGACGGGACGGCCGGCTCCGGTCGTCAGTCGCCGTCGACTGACGACTGACCGTCGACGTCTCGGTCCGGTCGCGCGTACATTTACACGAGCTCTGTCGAAATCCTCGAGCCGTGATAGAAACCGCGTGCTGCATAGAGAGGGTGTATTCAGCACGGCACTGCGATTCGTTTCATGCTTCTTGTTGTAAAACAGCCGTTCAGTAGAGTCTGCAAATCTATCGTTGAGAGTTTTGTCCGGTTTCGGTGATATCTGTATCTGTGCTAACTAGAGGGTGCAAGGTGGTTAGGCAGACTTCTCGTCGATATAAAAGAGATACGCGCTAATACCGGCACCGGCAACAAGCCCTGAAACCATCCAGACAAGAACGAGTTCGGACTCGAAAGCGAACGCAACAAGCGCCCCGAGCAACATACCCATTGAGGAAGCCGCGATAGTAACCCCATCCCGATAGTCAATTTCCACAGTATAAAATATGGGATTTCTTAGACAAATATAATTTCTCTTTCAAGCTCTGTTGCTCAATACATCCTCTGTTCTGAGCGATTCGATTCACTTACAACAGGCGCCGGGTCCGTGACCGATTCGCGCCCTCTATGCAGCACGACCACAGAGACCTACTCAGTCGCTGCCAGAAATCATGGGTACTGACCGAACTGTGTTCTCTCGTCAATCAGTTCCTCTCGTATGCCGGCGAAATTGATTTAGTAAGACGCACGTAACACCACTGTATGTCCGAAGCAACTACCGGGTCGAACGGCGACGACGAAATCGTCACGGTGAATTTCAAAGTCACACAGTCGTTTCTCGACGAAATAGACAGCACGTGGCAGGGACGTGGGTTCAACAGTCGAAGTGAATTCATCCGCTACACTCTCCGAGATGCGACCGAGTTTCCGACGTTCGACCGCGATGAACTCATCGCTCTCCTCCGAGCAGAAGAAGACATCCGTGAGGGACAGACGATGAGTGCCGATGAAGCCCGCAAGCGGTTCGGAACCGATAGCGACGAGTGAGGGGGACTGGACGTGGGAACTCACATCGACAGCACAGGACGACCTTTCTGCCCTTTCTGCATCTGAGCAAGAGCGGATACTGAACAAACTCGACGATACCGTCGACTCGCCGTGGCGGGATCCACCGGACTATGGCGAACCACTCCAGAACAGTCCGCACAAGAAAGTGCGCATCGGTGAGTTCCGCTTAGCCGTAACCTTTCGTCAATCCGAACAGCGGATGGTTGTCGCTCGAATCAAGCGTCGTGGTGGAGCGTACACCGCCGACGACGACTGATGCTCTGTGCTGCACGAAATTTCTGACCGACTCGCGCCTGCTAGTCAGCACGCTCACAGAAACCTCACCAAACGCTGTCAGAAGTGTCGTGACCGACTCAGAGGGTGTATTCAGCACGGAGGGATTGTTTATTCTACTCTGCCCAGACTGAACTAACCGCTGAGCAGAGCCTGCGAATTGAGCGATTTCCTAAAACCAGTCTCGAACAGAGGGGATGATTTCTAAGGCTGTGGCAATGAGATAGAGTCCGAGAATAGCCACCACAACCCAACCCACGGATGCGATAATCGATTGTTCTGAGAAAGCACTCAGCATTCCGAACCAGACGATTAAAACTGAAACCCCGATTTGCACGAGCTTCCCGGTTGCTCCAAGAATTCCATCTTCAACAGCTTTCCGAACAACGATATACAATGCCTGCTCGTCAAATCCGACATCATGCTCACTATCTGTTCTATCCTCCGGAGAAGTCATGAGGAGGAAAGTCACTCAGGAGACTCAAAAGCGTATGGATGGGTGGCCGTCGTCACTCCCAGACGGAGTACCGAACCAATGACCGATTCGCGCCCTACGTTCAGCATGTTCGCAGAGACATTACCAAATGCTGTCAGTAACAACGTGCTGACCACAGAGAGAACATCCATTAGAAACTGGTCAGCACAATATTTTCAAAGAGAGATGAAATATTAGAAATATGAACTCAGCTCAAAAGAGACGTCTCGGGAACGTGGCAGGCATACTCAGTATTATCGTCTCGCTCGTCATCCTAATCTTTTGGATTATGGGTGTCATCTGAGTTCAAAGCAGAACTGTAACTGTTCCGTCTCTGTATCGATCCGGAACAGGGGTGATAGACCCATGAGACCGACTCGCGCCTTCTACTCGGCACGGCCTCAACGAACTGTCATCAGCAAAGAATTGACAGAGTCTTCGCGTGGAAAGTCGGCCTCGGCACTCATAGGGTTCGTCACCGCCGGGTGCCACCCCGACTCGGAACGGTGGCCTCGTCATCGGCCGTGCGGCGATATCGGACCCACCGGCAAGAGCGTTCCGAGAGGCCGTCGGTGCGAGGAAACCGGATACGGCTACGGCATCGCCTCGTTTTCGGCGTCCGCGAGGTTGCGGAGACGGTCC contains:
- a CDS encoding carboxylate--amine ligase, giving the protein MRDTSHRNRALVPTGHEASSYTCLRSLHRRGVGTVIASEKAGVPAAASRFCDESVSLPSPREGLLDYRDALLELAARDDVVTAIPVRPEDCYVFSRFADAFSERLSLVVPTMEQLRTVHDRLLLAEAAEAAGVPVPETRPLADVDDWDEDLLIKSRYNVLADAYLDDLGPDDMDVVKSVQHVVHGRPPDPEAVRETMHHDPIVQEYVRSDDEFMFTALYDRGEPLATFQHRQIRGDSYTGGGGVYRRSVYDEELERVGRTLLDHLEWHGLACIEYMRDADTGEYVLTEINPRMWQSLPSTVQAGADFPYYYWLAATGRPDLIENSYRLGVGTHMLRGEVGYLASVLTESSPYVERPSALGTAADIVRSVLREPRFDYFALDDPGPFLAGMRNVFAGETKSLRQKYGRGFDARSAVPYR
- a CDS encoding NAD(P)H-hydrate dehydratase, producing the protein MSQLLQSLPDARGGTVGDSGRVGVIGGSVGFPGQPSLTALAALRAGSDVSKALVSEEIYPVVASHSPDLVADRYPGERYDDEAVDSALEMAGWVESLVVGPGLVDADADAVRRTVDEADVPVVVDADAIDPLLHADLSSAVVTPDDNEVSRIEEEHESLEEFTSATGAVAVAKSDVDVIVSDGERTTNDAGSPVMTVVGTGDTMAGVIAALLVQGLDRRDAAELGAWIVGKAGELATVERGNGIVTTDIIEKIPDTVQ
- the mbhE gene encoding hydrogen gas-evolving membrane-bound hydrogenase subunit E; this translates as MAPNLTVVTAIVTLPFVAAVLSPLLHRVLGERTGYAGALVAAASFGLLLTQADSYGTVGVPWIPALDVGIQFTVDGWGLLFALLASGIGVLVFVYSARYMHGEEGLARYYAALLAFMGSILGVALASDLVLIFLFWELTSVCSFLLIGHHSADAESRYSARMAMLVTVGGGLCLLAGLLMLSVAARGALGGVTFDLTAMLANGEAMRAALRESGLFAPALALVVVAAAAKSAQVPLHFWLPNAMVAPTPVSAFLHSATMVKVGVYFVGRLRPLLMSPEWVLLVATLGLLTMLVGALLAVTSTDIKELLAYSTASHLGLMVAGFGFDVVYGAEAGAFHLLNHALFKAPLFLVAGIVAHEAGSRDLDDLGGLRRDLPVTAVVAGIAALSMAGIPPFNGFYSKELLFEAAYEVAHEAGGLAWLYPAVATLASVFTVVYSLKFLAMFVGERRAPKAEVHRPPVALVAPPAVLAAAAAVVSVSPQLAVDVIVQAAIDATAVGEADLQIGLPTHLTPPVAMSGVAILGGAAAYPFAGRLGSVIERAVDAPVPVRPRGWYDWAVSTAEATSARFGPLVHNGVLRTYLTWAAATGSLLALAGFATTGAPLGIDGLGVPTAVAVVLATALLAALAVPAAPSHLAGVLTLSILGFMISIFFILASAPDLALTQLVVETLVLLIFLLVLQRLPSFYSDVRRFVLARDAGVSILVGAMAFASVLLTAPDPGADPTDLATYYAEQAVPGGGGANIVNVILVDFRAFDTLGELLVVATAAIAILVLVMMRARGESVADRDADPVFEGDDSS
- a CDS encoding MnhB domain-containing protein — protein: MTTRIMQTTARVTVPIVLVLSIWLFLQGHNLPGGGFIGGVLTTTAFVLIYVAYDLDYLESEVLDREVDPGASVYDHRMVTAYRRALILGLVVVLGSGVAGIVVGDPFLTQTYVHLGGVPIYHDIELASALVFDLGVYLVVVGSILTVVSVVSAE
- a CDS encoding sodium:proton antiporter; amino-acid sequence: MSVALAVVVGGLFAVGTFLLLRRDLIRVVLGIAALSQGTFVYLISMGGVEEGTGDLVPVLGHHGGGVPEVADPVVQALVLTAIVISFGTTALALVLSYRAYEENETMDVTEWTG
- a CDS encoding complex I subunit 5 family protein, which encodes MSWHVIAPLLVALVTAVLTLVLRAWPRIQVAASVAGVVGYVAAVAGSVWTVVLGPTAPGVAVYQVGNWPAPFGITLVLDGLSAFMLTIAASLGLASMLFSVRYMIAENQRVYYHPLFHLLLVGVSGAFLTGDLFNLFVWFEVMLIVSYVFVAFYGTELATAASFRYLTMNVFGSALMLVAVGGLYAATGTLNMADMARRLADPAAYGVDPAPVVGLSALLLAVFALKAGLVPFQFWVPAAYTTAPPPVTAMFAGVTKKVGMYAVVRLYFTVFAAGSVSADVPGIAGTSPLAFLAPVLGAMAIASIAVGAFGAVGQDRLEGVFAYSSIGQVGFIALPIAVAAAAGPAGTLRRVAIAAALVYAFHHALTKGLLFLSAAVVKDAVGTDDLRNLGGLAGRSPVLAGAVLIGLLSLVGIPPLIGFFGKFLTFDAAVRGLGFGPGALSALALAASLIGAVLTILYATRVWVGGFWGPKTPAVEVAAADSGQIAVVAALAAVVVLVGVGFDPVYRFAETAANAAVDSEAYVDAVGLGGGGGR
- a CDS encoding Na+/H+ antiporter subunit E, whose translation is MTRSWPVIGVFFAVLWVFVQGPPIAPDPLLGAFLVGLAVGLPTAYVFRRLYADTVDLRRSARGVPYVALYVLTFVREAVVASLDVTYRVLAPSNPIEPEVILIPLRVQTELGVTTIANSITMTPGSLTLDYDSTENALYIHVIDGRSPEEIVDPIRDWEDYALSIFDEELSAGDPAPDFAVYPPDQTHPVLEQAVSEAHEGVEAEPDPSAEADAGGEDDGR
- a CDS encoding monovalent cation/H+ antiporter complex subunit F, which encodes MAAEGAIAPVVDAAIVLVALLNLFCGYRAVRGPTVPDRVVALDAIATNIVAIAVLFAIKTGRGLFVTVSLVLAIIAFLSTVAVAKFVTEGDIIVTQE
- the mnhG gene encoding monovalent cation/H(+) antiporter subunit G, giving the protein MVAPETVQMWAVVALVVVGSFFLTVGTIGLLRLPNVYNRMHATSKPATIGTVAIFLAGFAYFGPGGAGLSSLVGIVFLFLTVPTGAHMISRAAERTGVSFLGSVTWPGKTDDE